Proteins found in one Maridesulfovibrio sp. genomic segment:
- a CDS encoding prepilin peptidase, whose product MHIISINIFQIAVSALIGAALGSFYACAVFRYINGQTLTNPRRSTCPNCGHTIRWYENIPILSYLLLRGKCSSCKGKISVLYAVIELVSVFWAVLLMITFGPSTQWLVYMFFGGLMIIASFIDLQTFILPDIITIPGSIAAIPCAALLTPVGWEEALLGAGIGGGLFWSLRLLYRGLKGVEGLGLGDVKIMFMIGALAGPQNLPLVITVSAFTGLLAGLIMMLLDREQEYGSMIPFGPFLALGSMLTILYAEPFWNWYLI is encoded by the coding sequence ATGCATATAATTTCAATTAATATTTTCCAGATCGCGGTCTCGGCCCTGATCGGGGCAGCTCTAGGCAGTTTTTACGCTTGCGCCGTATTCCGTTACATCAACGGACAAACGCTGACCAACCCGCGCCGCTCAACATGCCCTAATTGCGGACACACCATCCGTTGGTACGAAAACATCCCGATACTCAGCTACCTGCTGCTGCGCGGTAAATGTTCATCCTGCAAAGGAAAAATAAGCGTCCTTTACGCGGTCATCGAGCTGGTTTCCGTTTTCTGGGCAGTACTGCTGATGATCACTTTCGGCCCTTCAACACAGTGGCTGGTCTATATGTTTTTCGGCGGACTCATGATTATCGCCTCATTCATCGACCTGCAAACCTTCATACTGCCCGACATAATCACCATCCCCGGTTCAATAGCGGCAATTCCCTGCGCGGCTCTACTCACCCCCGTAGGCTGGGAAGAAGCACTGCTGGGCGCAGGCATAGGCGGAGGCCTGTTCTGGTCTTTGCGGCTGCTCTACCGTGGTCTTAAAGGCGTGGAAGGACTAGGTCTGGGAGATGTAAAAATTATGTTCATGATCGGCGCACTGGCCGGACCGCAAAATCTGCCTCTGGTCATTACCGTTTCTGCGTTTACCGGACTTCTGGCCGGTCTGATCATGATGCTGCTGGATAGAGAGCAGGAATACGGATCAATGATCCCTTTCGGCCCGTTTCTGGCGCTGGGATCAATGCTGACAATTCTTTACGCCGAACCATTCTGGAACTGGTACCTGATATAA